A part of Variovorax sp. HW608 genomic DNA contains:
- a CDS encoding enoyl-CoA hydratase-related protein encodes MSDALVLASQDGPVLTLTLNRPAALNSFNGAMHEELRAALDAAAADAAVRCLVLTGAGRGFCAGQDLADPMVAPSPAGEPPKDLSRAIALHYTPLVKRIKSMPVPVIAAVNGVAAGAGANLALNCDLVLAAQSASFIQAFAKIGLVPDTGGTWLLPRIVGRARALGLAMLGDKLSAAEAERIGLVWKCVDDAALAEDARKLAERLAAMPVKALAATRAAIDAAQHFTLDQALDHEAALQAELGRAHDYLEGVAAFGAKRAPRFTDR; translated from the coding sequence TTGTCCGACGCACTCGTCCTCGCCTCGCAGGACGGCCCGGTTCTGACGCTCACGCTCAACCGGCCCGCCGCGCTCAACAGTTTCAATGGCGCCATGCATGAAGAGCTTCGCGCCGCGCTCGATGCCGCGGCGGCGGATGCCGCCGTGCGCTGCCTGGTCCTCACCGGCGCCGGCCGCGGCTTCTGCGCCGGGCAGGATCTGGCCGATCCGATGGTCGCGCCGTCGCCCGCCGGCGAGCCGCCCAAGGACCTGAGCCGCGCCATCGCGCTGCACTACACGCCGCTCGTGAAGCGCATCAAGTCGATGCCGGTGCCGGTGATCGCGGCGGTCAACGGCGTGGCGGCCGGTGCGGGCGCGAACCTCGCGCTCAACTGCGATCTGGTGCTGGCCGCGCAATCGGCCAGCTTCATCCAGGCCTTCGCGAAGATCGGCCTCGTGCCCGACACCGGCGGCACCTGGCTGCTGCCGCGCATCGTCGGCCGCGCCCGCGCGCTGGGCCTCGCGATGCTGGGCGACAAGCTTTCCGCCGCCGAAGCCGAACGCATAGGCCTCGTCTGGAAGTGCGTCGACGACGCCGCGCTCGCCGAGGACGCCCGCAAGCTCGCGGAGCGCCTCGCCGCCATGCCCGTGAAGGCGCTGGCCGCCACGCGCGCCGCCATCGATGCCGCGCAGCACTTCACGCTCGACCAGGCGCTCGATCACGAAGCCGCGCTGCAGGCCGAGCTGGGCCGCGCGCACGACTACCTCGAAGGCGTGGCGGCGTTCGGCGCGAAGCGCGCTCCCCGATTCACCGACCGCTGA
- a CDS encoding phenylacetic acid degradation protein PaaY yields the protein MPCYSIEGVVPVIDPSAYVHPTAVLIGDVIVGPECYVGPCAVLRGDFGRIELKRGSNLQDTCVVHGFPQQDTVVEENGHIGHGAVLHSCIVRRNALVGMNAVVMDEAEVGEAAILAACAFVPAGKKIPPRSLAAGMPAKVIRELSDQEIAWKLEGTKTYQDLTRRSLASMQQVEALTAVEDSRPRVQAPNVKPLIATKRG from the coding sequence TTGCCCTGCTATTCCATCGAAGGCGTGGTGCCGGTCATCGACCCGAGCGCCTACGTGCACCCCACCGCCGTGCTGATCGGCGACGTCATCGTGGGGCCCGAGTGCTACGTCGGCCCGTGCGCCGTGCTGCGCGGCGACTTCGGCCGCATCGAGCTCAAACGCGGCTCCAACCTGCAGGACACCTGCGTGGTCCACGGCTTTCCGCAGCAGGACACGGTGGTGGAGGAGAACGGCCACATCGGCCACGGCGCGGTGCTGCACAGCTGCATCGTGCGGCGCAATGCGCTGGTGGGCATGAACGCGGTCGTGATGGACGAAGCCGAAGTGGGCGAAGCCGCGATCCTCGCGGCCTGCGCCTTCGTGCCCGCCGGCAAGAAGATCCCGCCGCGCTCGCTCGCCGCGGGCATGCCCGCGAAGGTGATCCGCGAACTGAGCGATCAGGAAATCGCCTGGAAGCTCGAAGGCACGAAGACCTACCAGGACCTCACGCGGCGCAGCCTCGCGAGCATGCAGCAGGTGGAGGCGCTCACCGCGGTCGAGGACAGCCGGCCGCGCGTGCAGGCACCGAACGTGAAGCCGTTGATTGCGACCAAGCGCGGCTGA
- a CDS encoding PIN domain-containing protein: MPALDTNVLIRYVVQDDEAQLAAARRLIRKCVANGETLFVPVTVTLEIEWVLRASFGYPKDEVMGALSSLFSAAELSFESERALEVALQLYRNGTADFADCLHIALAAQAGESPLWTFDRRAAKLGGAQMMGR, translated from the coding sequence ATGCCGGCGCTCGATACCAACGTCCTGATCCGCTACGTCGTGCAGGACGATGAAGCGCAGTTGGCCGCGGCTCGCCGACTCATTCGCAAGTGCGTAGCCAATGGAGAAACGCTTTTCGTGCCGGTGACGGTCACGCTCGAGATCGAGTGGGTTCTGCGCGCCAGTTTCGGATACCCCAAGGACGAAGTGATGGGGGCCTTGTCAAGCCTGTTTTCGGCGGCCGAACTGAGCTTCGAGTCGGAGCGTGCCCTTGAAGTGGCACTGCAGCTGTACCGCAACGGCACGGCCGACTTTGCCGACTGCCTGCACATCGCTCTGGCGGCACAGGCCGGCGAGTCGCCGTTGTGGACCTTCGACAGACGCGCGGCCAAGCTCGGCGGCGCGCAGATGATGGGGCGTTGA
- a CDS encoding AbrB/MazE/SpoVT family DNA-binding domain-containing protein, whose amino-acid sequence MTESTITVKGQTTVPAEVRALVHAKPGTRLVWSVMPDGTIIVRAKTKSILDMGGMLKARKGKRVGVEEMNPWR is encoded by the coding sequence ATGACAGAGTCCACCATCACCGTCAAGGGCCAAACCACGGTTCCCGCCGAGGTGAGAGCTTTGGTGCATGCCAAGCCTGGAACCCGGCTGGTCTGGTCCGTGATGCCGGATGGCACCATCATCGTTCGGGCCAAGACCAAGTCCATCCTCGACATGGGCGGCATGCTGAAAGCCCGGAAGGGCAAGCGCGTTGGCGTCGAGGAAATGAACCCCTGGCGCTGA
- a CDS encoding carboxylesterase/lipase family protein: MMLKAGLVAGCVALLSQTPCWAHGNADVERETRFGTVVGIDDSDRSGTLAWKGVPFAKPPVGDLRWKAPVDPDRWRQPKATQQFANACAQYGRIYGPGANNRYDATIGTTLNQAVGSEDCLYLNIWRPARDKRQGGNRDNDQGQDEGNGDGLPVIVFVHGGSDVSGYTADPVYDGAALAKAANAVVVTVNYRLGIFGFLDLPQFKSGTNGVGDSGNFALLDIVKALEFVGGNIEAFGGNPRNITLMGQSAGAINVYALQTSPLVTSARQPLFHRLVPLSGGISLAANLAPGRIPTLNPQSVYAAQGSALLANQLIADGLATDAASAAAYVASQTPAQIAAYLRSKSPATLLSTLLTRLAPLGLAGSGPIPDGIVVPVNPIAAIQAGNYLRVPVLAGNTRDEAKLFPTFLALSPALGGVSGRLVSDATLFSTQFGYNPDAPPTITIQQWIPAVYLPVTTPVTGFNARTDLLNQIFFIASRDNVLNALKAQQNEVWYYRFDWDEEPAPWNDIYGAAHAFDLPFIFGNFGPSLFSNIANSTANKPGRLDLSNAMMKSLGAFARRGDPNAPAVLGVSWQPWPSTLVFDASPTSTAISLQ; the protein is encoded by the coding sequence ATGATGCTCAAGGCCGGCTTGGTGGCGGGGTGTGTCGCGCTTCTTTCTCAGACGCCGTGCTGGGCGCACGGCAACGCGGACGTCGAGCGCGAAACGCGCTTCGGGACGGTCGTCGGCATCGACGATTCGGATCGCTCGGGGACCCTGGCCTGGAAGGGCGTGCCCTTCGCGAAGCCACCGGTCGGCGACCTGCGCTGGAAGGCGCCGGTCGACCCGGACCGGTGGCGCCAGCCCAAGGCCACCCAGCAGTTCGCCAACGCGTGCGCGCAGTACGGCCGCATCTACGGCCCCGGCGCCAACAACCGCTACGACGCGACGATCGGCACCACGCTGAACCAGGCGGTGGGCAGCGAGGACTGCCTGTACCTCAACATCTGGCGTCCGGCCAGGGACAAGCGCCAGGGCGGCAACAGGGACAACGACCAGGGGCAGGACGAGGGCAACGGCGACGGCCTGCCGGTGATCGTCTTCGTTCATGGCGGCAGCGACGTGTCGGGCTACACCGCGGACCCGGTCTACGACGGGGCCGCGCTCGCCAAGGCCGCGAATGCCGTCGTGGTGACCGTGAACTACCGGCTCGGCATCTTCGGCTTCCTCGATCTGCCGCAGTTCAAGTCCGGCACCAACGGCGTGGGCGACTCGGGCAACTTCGCGCTGCTCGACATCGTCAAGGCGCTCGAATTCGTTGGCGGCAATATCGAGGCGTTCGGGGGCAATCCGCGCAACATCACCTTGATGGGCCAGTCAGCGGGCGCCATCAACGTCTATGCGCTGCAGACCTCCCCGCTGGTGACGAGCGCCCGTCAGCCGCTCTTCCACCGCCTGGTGCCGCTCAGCGGCGGCATCTCGCTGGCGGCCAATCTGGCGCCGGGGCGCATTCCGACGCTCAATCCGCAATCGGTCTATGCCGCCCAGGGCAGCGCCTTGCTCGCCAATCAGCTCATCGCCGACGGCCTCGCCACCGATGCCGCGTCCGCCGCAGCCTACGTGGCCAGCCAGACGCCGGCGCAGATCGCGGCCTATCTGCGCTCGAAGAGCCCGGCCACGCTGCTCTCCACGCTGCTGACCCGGCTCGCGCCGCTCGGACTGGCGGGCTCGGGCCCGATTCCCGACGGCATCGTGGTGCCGGTCAATCCGATCGCCGCGATCCAGGCCGGCAACTACCTGCGGGTACCGGTCCTGGCGGGGAACACCCGCGACGAGGCCAAGCTGTTCCCCACCTTCCTCGCGCTGTCGCCTGCGCTCGGCGGCGTGAGCGGCCGGCTGGTGAGCGATGCCACGCTGTTCTCGACGCAGTTCGGCTACAACCCCGACGCCCCGCCGACGATCACCATCCAGCAGTGGATCCCGGCGGTCTACCTTCCGGTGACGACACCGGTCACGGGCTTCAACGCGAGGACGGACCTGCTCAACCAGATCTTCTTCATCGCGAGCCGCGACAACGTGCTCAACGCACTCAAGGCGCAGCAGAACGAGGTCTGGTACTACCGCTTCGACTGGGACGAGGAGCCGGCGCCGTGGAACGACATCTATGGCGCCGCGCATGCCTTCGACCTGCCCTTCATCTTCGGCAATTTCGGGCCGTCGCTGTTCTCGAACATCGCGAACTCGACGGCCAACAAGCCGGGCCGTCTCGACCTGTCCAACGCGATGATGAAGAGCCTGGGCGCCTTCGCCAGACGGGGCGATCCCAATGCGCCGGCGGTGCTGGGCGTCTCCTGGCAGCCCTGGCCCTCGACGCTCGTCTTCGATGCCTCGCCCACGAGCACGGCGATCTCGCTGCAGTAG
- a CDS encoding succinylglutamate desuccinylase/aspartoacylase domain-containing protein, giving the protein MTDSTAALTANDTLRIHAFGAIESGPKLIVLGGVHGDETCGTAGIERAVAELDSGALRLLRGQVTMVPVANPLARRRLRREGERNLNRLFEPTAPGRAPADYEARITDLLCPLLDRHEVLLDLHSFQSAGEAFAMIGPRDNQGTLEPFARAFEEGQLALHLRTPRVVEGWLDIYAAGVAQRAGGKPVDPVEVAFGKGTNEYMRSRGGYGVTLECGQHEDPAAPGVAYQAILSALRLLGMIAPDPGAAAPPKPSLLRLVSVVDRFHEEDQFVREWATFDPVSRGDPIAVREDGSMVYAERDGFIVFPNAEALAGTEWFYFAVDSDRDLTRPSR; this is encoded by the coding sequence ATGACCGACTCCACCGCCGCACTCACCGCCAACGATACGCTCCGCATCCACGCCTTCGGCGCGATCGAATCCGGCCCGAAGCTCATCGTGCTCGGCGGCGTCCATGGCGACGAGACTTGCGGCACCGCGGGCATCGAGCGCGCAGTGGCCGAACTCGATTCGGGCGCGTTGCGCCTGCTGCGCGGGCAAGTCACGATGGTGCCGGTCGCCAATCCGCTCGCGCGCCGGCGCCTGCGGCGCGAAGGCGAGCGCAATCTCAACCGGCTCTTCGAGCCCACCGCGCCGGGCCGGGCGCCGGCCGACTACGAGGCCCGCATCACCGACCTGCTGTGCCCGCTGCTCGACCGGCACGAGGTGCTGCTCGACCTCCATTCCTTCCAGAGCGCCGGTGAGGCCTTCGCGATGATCGGCCCGCGCGACAACCAGGGCACGCTGGAGCCCTTCGCGCGTGCCTTCGAGGAAGGCCAGCTCGCGCTGCACCTGCGCACGCCGCGCGTGGTCGAGGGCTGGCTCGACATCTACGCCGCCGGCGTCGCGCAACGCGCGGGCGGCAAGCCGGTCGATCCCGTGGAGGTGGCTTTCGGCAAGGGCACCAACGAATACATGCGAAGCCGCGGCGGCTACGGCGTCACGCTCGAATGCGGCCAGCACGAGGATCCGGCCGCGCCCGGCGTGGCCTACCAGGCGATTCTCTCGGCGCTGCGCCTGCTCGGCATGATCGCGCCCGATCCGGGCGCGGCCGCGCCGCCGAAGCCTTCGCTGCTGCGCCTCGTCAGCGTGGTCGATCGCTTCCACGAAGAAGACCAGTTCGTGCGCGAATGGGCCACCTTCGACCCCGTCTCGCGCGGCGATCCGATTGCGGTGCGCGAGGACGGCAGCATGGTCTACGCGGAGCGCGACGGCTTCATCGTGTTCCCGAACGCGGAGGCGTTGGCGGGGACCGAGTGGTTCTACTTCGCGGTGGACAGCGACAGGGATCTGACGCGGCCGAGCCGCTAG
- the rpe gene encoding ribulose-phosphate 3-epimerase, with amino-acid sequence MSSPFRIAPSILSADFARLGAEVSDVIAAGADWIHFDVMDNHYVPNLTFGPMVCQALKPHAKAPDGTPVPIDVHLMIEPVDALAAAFAQAGADYISFHPDASPHMHRSIQAIKSAGCKAGLVFNPGAGLEALDWVIEEIDLILIMSVNPGFGGQSFIDSALRKIELARKRIDETGRDIRLEVDGGIKTDNIARVASAGADTFVAGSAIFNAKDYKGVITAMREQLDASLKA; translated from the coding sequence ATGAGCAGCCCGTTCCGCATCGCCCCCTCCATTCTCTCGGCCGATTTCGCGCGCCTCGGCGCCGAAGTGAGCGACGTCATCGCCGCCGGCGCCGACTGGATCCATTTCGACGTGATGGACAACCATTACGTGCCGAACCTGACCTTCGGGCCCATGGTCTGCCAGGCGCTCAAGCCGCACGCAAAGGCGCCCGACGGCACGCCGGTGCCTATCGACGTCCACCTGATGATCGAGCCCGTCGATGCGCTCGCCGCGGCCTTCGCGCAGGCCGGTGCCGACTACATCAGCTTCCATCCCGACGCCTCGCCGCACATGCACCGCAGCATCCAGGCGATCAAATCGGCCGGCTGCAAGGCCGGGCTGGTGTTCAATCCCGGCGCGGGGCTCGAGGCGCTCGACTGGGTGATCGAAGAGATCGACCTGATCCTCATCATGAGCGTGAACCCCGGTTTCGGCGGCCAGAGCTTCATCGATTCCGCGCTGCGCAAGATCGAACTCGCGCGCAAGCGCATCGATGAAACCGGCCGCGACATCCGCCTCGAAGTCGATGGCGGCATCAAGACCGACAACATCGCGCGCGTGGCGAGCGCCGGCGCGGACACTTTCGTGGCCGGCAGCGCCATCTTCAACGCCAAGGACTACAAGGGCGTGATCACGGCGATGCGAGAGCAGCTCGACGCCTCGCTCAAGGCCTGA
- the apaG gene encoding Co2+/Mg2+ efflux protein ApaG: protein MSSFPMTVQVEPRFLPDQSSPEDGVYTFAYAVTITNNGRQAAQVIARHWFIQDAAGHTQEVAGLGVIGQQPLLAPGETFRYTSGCRLQASTGTMHGSFFIVTERAERFDVPIPMFVLEADAGGGMPTPRVLH from the coding sequence ATGTCCAGCTTCCCGATGACCGTGCAGGTCGAGCCCCGATTCCTGCCCGACCAGTCTTCGCCCGAAGACGGCGTGTACACCTTCGCCTATGCGGTGACGATCACCAACAACGGCCGGCAGGCGGCGCAGGTCATTGCCCGACACTGGTTCATCCAGGACGCCGCAGGCCACACGCAGGAGGTCGCCGGCCTCGGCGTGATCGGGCAGCAGCCGCTGCTCGCGCCCGGCGAGACCTTCCGCTACACCAGCGGCTGCCGGCTGCAGGCATCGACCGGTACCATGCACGGCAGTTTCTTCATCGTGACGGAACGGGCGGAGCGCTTCGACGTGCCCATTCCCATGTTCGTGCTGGAAGCCGATGCGGGGGGCGGCATGCCCACCCCGCGCGTGCTGCACTGA
- a CDS encoding cation:proton antiporter codes for MTSIFTSDLLGFWAEWVRPSAGLPTVLWALLLAAAAAAGHLVQRYIGMPKVLGYSIVGTVVGFAGFEGAIWPLQGISLFLVELGVAIVLFEAGGRLPLRWFRHNPMILVQSILESALTYFGVFWTLHWLDVPDPVANPVALIAIVASPAVLTRVVIDTRASGPVTERAMTLATLNTFYALALGYAQAGLIEHAPLGLIQKLQPVLVVLGMSFVVGALMALSLRSALRVMSPTSENTSILLLAIIAAGAALAAHFGGSAPLAALIGGVLLKALNPKPWTWPRQLGTAATLITMMMFVLVSTVAAQADWSLPVAGMVLAMIGVRAFAKIAGVAIANPGSGASWKQALWVGCAMSPLSSIALLIASAFVTASPLLGAMITQITLPAILLMEVLGAVIATIAIHGAGESSKPWFPEAFRAVEDTQR; via the coding sequence ATGACGTCTATCTTCACCAGTGATCTGCTGGGTTTCTGGGCCGAGTGGGTCCGACCTTCCGCCGGCCTGCCCACGGTCCTGTGGGCCCTGTTGCTGGCCGCCGCGGCAGCGGCCGGCCACCTCGTTCAGCGCTACATCGGCATGCCGAAGGTGCTCGGCTATTCGATCGTCGGCACCGTGGTGGGCTTCGCCGGCTTCGAAGGCGCGATCTGGCCCTTGCAGGGCATCAGCCTGTTCCTGGTCGAGCTCGGCGTGGCGATCGTGCTGTTCGAGGCGGGCGGCCGCCTGCCGCTGCGCTGGTTCCGCCACAACCCGATGATCCTGGTGCAGAGCATCCTCGAATCGGCGCTGACCTATTTCGGGGTCTTCTGGACGCTGCACTGGCTCGACGTGCCCGACCCGGTGGCCAACCCGGTCGCGCTGATCGCGATCGTCGCCTCGCCCGCGGTGCTGACGCGCGTGGTGATCGACACGCGCGCCTCGGGCCCGGTGACCGAACGCGCGATGACGCTCGCGACGCTCAACACCTTCTACGCGCTGGCGCTCGGCTATGCGCAGGCCGGGCTGATCGAGCATGCGCCGCTCGGACTCATCCAGAAGCTGCAGCCGGTGCTCGTGGTGCTCGGCATGTCCTTCGTGGTCGGCGCGCTGATGGCGCTGTCGCTGCGCTCGGCGCTGCGCGTGATGAGCCCGACCAGCGAGAACACCTCGATCCTGCTGCTCGCGATCATCGCCGCGGGCGCGGCGCTGGCGGCGCACTTCGGCGGCTCCGCGCCGCTCGCGGCGCTCATCGGCGGGGTGCTGCTGAAGGCGCTCAACCCCAAGCCGTGGACGTGGCCGCGCCAGCTCGGCACCGCCGCCACGCTGATCACGATGATGATGTTCGTGCTCGTCTCCACCGTGGCTGCGCAGGCCGACTGGAGCCTGCCGGTCGCGGGCATGGTGCTGGCGATGATCGGCGTGCGCGCCTTCGCCAAGATCGCCGGCGTGGCGATCGCCAATCCGGGCAGTGGCGCCAGCTGGAAGCAGGCCCTGTGGGTGGGCTGCGCGATGTCGCCGCTGTCCTCGATCGCCCTCCTGATCGCGTCGGCTTTCGTGACCGCTTCGCCGCTCCTGGGTGCGATGATCACGCAGATCACGCTGCCGGCGATCCTGCTGATGGAAGTGCTCGGCGCGGTGATCGCGACGATCGCCATCCACGGCGCTGGCGAGAGTTCCAAACCCTGGTTTCCCGAGGCCTTCCGCGCCGTGGAGGACACGCAACGATGA
- a CDS encoding YbdK family carboxylate-amine ligase, translated as MHMERFNKSVALSLGVELELQLVNTHDYDLAPYAEDMLRLMAQTQLPGSVVPEMTSSMIEISTGVCHSAEDVLAQLTPIRDALVRNADKLNIAVVGGGTHAFQQWHERRIYDKPRFRELSELYGYLSKQFTIFGQHVHIGCPDADAALLMLHRMSRYIPHFIALSASSPFVQGQDTQFDSARLNSVFAFPLSGRAPFTLSWKEFENYFMRMTRTGVVRSMKDFYWDIRPKPEFGTIEIRVFDTPLTVERAAALAGYVQSLAAWFLQEQPFTPVEDDYLVYTYNRFQACRFGLDAVYVDPASGEHMPLRDHILMTMTQLEWHSEALNATQALAALRTSVEANRNDARWLRERQGKEKLLAETVRQSALRFRNAAP; from the coding sequence GTGCACATGGAGCGCTTCAACAAGTCGGTCGCGCTCTCGCTCGGCGTCGAGCTCGAGCTGCAACTGGTCAACACGCACGACTACGACCTCGCGCCCTATGCCGAGGACATGCTGCGGCTCATGGCGCAGACGCAGCTTCCGGGCAGCGTGGTGCCGGAGATGACCTCCAGCATGATCGAGATCTCCACCGGCGTGTGCCATTCGGCAGAGGACGTGCTCGCGCAGCTCACGCCGATCCGCGACGCGCTGGTGCGCAACGCCGACAAGCTCAACATCGCGGTGGTCGGCGGCGGCACGCATGCCTTCCAGCAGTGGCACGAGCGGCGCATCTACGACAAGCCGCGCTTTCGCGAGCTGTCCGAGCTCTACGGCTATCTGTCGAAGCAGTTCACCATCTTCGGCCAGCACGTGCACATCGGCTGCCCCGATGCCGATGCGGCGCTCCTGATGCTGCATCGCATGTCGCGCTACATCCCGCACTTCATCGCGCTGTCGGCGTCCTCGCCCTTCGTGCAGGGGCAGGACACGCAGTTCGATTCCGCGCGGCTCAACTCGGTGTTCGCGTTTCCGCTGTCGGGCCGCGCGCCGTTCACGCTGTCGTGGAAGGAGTTCGAGAACTACTTCATGCGCATGACGCGGACCGGCGTGGTGCGCAGCATGAAGGACTTCTACTGGGACATCCGCCCGAAGCCCGAATTCGGCACCATCGAGATCCGCGTCTTCGACACGCCGCTGACCGTCGAGCGCGCCGCCGCGCTGGCGGGCTACGTGCAGTCGCTCGCCGCGTGGTTCCTGCAGGAGCAGCCCTTCACGCCGGTGGAGGACGACTACCTCGTCTACACCTACAACCGCTTCCAGGCCTGCCGCTTCGGGCTCGATGCGGTCTACGTCGATCCCGCGAGCGGCGAGCACATGCCGCTGCGCGACCATATCCTGATGACCATGACCCAACTCGAATGGCACAGCGAGGCGCTCAACGCCACGCAGGCCCTGGCGGCGCTGCGCACCAGCGTGGAGGCCAATCGCAACGACGCGCGTTGGCTGCGCGAGCGGCAAGGCAAGGAGAAGCTGCTGGCCGAGACGGTGCGGCAGTCGGCGCTGCGCTTCCGGAACGCGGCGCCGTGA
- the thiL gene encoding thiamine-phosphate kinase produces MGEFDLIERYFRRPAKRSPLGVGDDCALLAPAAGMQLAVSSDMLVEGRHFLSTVDAERLGHKALAVNLSDLAACGAKPLAFTLALALPAVDEQWLSGFSRGLFALAHLHNCELVGGDTTRGPLNICITVFGEVPAGGALLRSGAKAGDDVWVSGTLGDARLALEVFRGTLSLPGDLFERARARMEQPTPRVALGQALRGIASAAVDISDGLVGDLGHILKASGVGATLDADAAAGLVGIEEFANDLGIDTLRACALAGGDDYELAFTAPPSAREAVEQAGRAASVHVTRIGRIEAEAGLRLVDGLGQPVAQHCYASFDHFR; encoded by the coding sequence ATGGGCGAATTCGACCTCATCGAGCGCTACTTCAGGCGCCCCGCAAAGCGCTCGCCGCTGGGCGTGGGCGACGACTGCGCGCTGCTGGCGCCGGCCGCGGGCATGCAGCTCGCGGTCTCTTCCGACATGCTGGTCGAAGGCCGGCACTTTCTCTCCACGGTCGACGCCGAGCGGCTCGGCCACAAGGCGCTGGCGGTCAATCTCAGCGACCTCGCGGCCTGCGGCGCGAAACCACTCGCGTTCACGCTCGCGCTCGCGCTGCCGGCGGTCGATGAACAGTGGCTCTCCGGCTTTTCGCGCGGCCTCTTCGCGCTGGCGCACCTGCACAACTGCGAGCTGGTCGGCGGCGACACCACGCGCGGGCCGCTCAACATCTGCATCACGGTGTTCGGCGAAGTGCCCGCCGGCGGCGCCCTGCTGCGCTCCGGCGCGAAGGCGGGCGACGACGTCTGGGTCAGCGGCACGCTCGGCGATGCGCGACTGGCGCTCGAGGTGTTTCGCGGCACGCTGTCCCTGCCGGGCGATCTCTTCGAGCGGGCACGCGCGCGCATGGAGCAGCCGACGCCGCGCGTCGCGCTCGGGCAGGCGCTGCGCGGCATCGCGTCCGCCGCGGTCGACATCAGCGACGGGCTGGTGGGCGATCTCGGCCACATCCTCAAGGCCAGCGGCGTGGGCGCGACGCTCGATGCCGACGCGGCTGCCGGGCTGGTCGGGATCGAGGAGTTCGCCAACGATCTCGGCATCGACACCCTGCGCGCCTGCGCACTCGCGGGCGGCGACGACTACGAGCTCGCCTTCACCGCACCGCCGTCGGCGCGCGAAGCGGTCGAGCAGGCCGGCCGCGCCGCATCGGTGCACGTCACGCGCATCGGCCGCATCGAAGCGGAAGCGGGGCTGCGCCTCGTCGACGGGCTGGGCCAGCCGGTCGCGCAGCACTGCTACGCCTCCTTCGACCACTTCAGGTAG